The Rissa tridactyla isolate bRisTri1 chromosome 1, bRisTri1.patW.cur.20221130, whole genome shotgun sequence DNA segment TATCTATAGCTGTATATAAAACAGTACTGTTGAAGCTGTGTTCTTAGAGGTGTTTTTTAGGTAATGCATAGAAAAATACGGTAATGAAAGGTTAACATCACACTCACTGTTAGCTGTGTGCTTAAGTAGATGTGGTTGTGTTCTTGTGATATAAATTCTGACAGAATATGCTTATCATTTGAGGCACTGACCCTGCTAGGTGTTTGGTTTTAGCTCGGTGTCTGCTCTGAATGTCTGCTAGGGTTAAGTTTAAACTTCAGGGCATGTGGAGACCAAACTGATGGTATGTTCTGAGCTTGAGCAGTCATTAATACAGGGCTTTGGGGCATACTTTTGGACATGAGAAGTCTCTGAAGTCCTTACTTAGATCTAGCCCATTTTTACTAACAGCATCTGGCATCTGCATCTTAAAAAGAGAAAGCACTGAATTTCAGAAGTCACTGTTCTCAAGAAATTTGGCTTGTGTTTTGATTGCTTTCTCATTAATATCTTCATATATCATACAATGGGATACAATATTTGAAAAGGGGAGTTGGTAGATGTCAAAGCTAACCTGCAGCCTGCAAGATCCACAGCCATGAATCCATCTCTGTCGGCGGATTTTGGTAAGCTTCTCTCTAGATTGACTTGCTAGTTCTAAATCGACAGTTCTTGTGGCTTCCAGACTGCAGCAAAAGGAAGGATATAATCATACAAATTGAGGTGCCAGTTCTTATGGCATCagttaaataaaaactgttttggtGCTTAACATAGTTTTGTCATCAATGACACTCTTGTTTAGCAATTCTGAAAGGCAGTATGTAGCAGGAACGTTAAACTTTCAACATTGATGGAGTATTGTGACTCATTCTTTTCACTTCTCATGGATTTATACCAGCTGTAGAGATAACTGTTCATTTAGTATTTGAGGAAAAGAGTTTCCTTGTTGTTACCAAGTTCAGGCTAGGAAAATGTGTTACTGAAGTAAGATTTCTTGGTCAGTTGTTGCAGTACTGCACCAAAATTTAAATCTGTATAAGTGATGTCTTCTGTCCAGTTTTCATTGCTGTATTGGAGAGACATATCTTAGGGAAAAATGGGGGTTGGTGAGGAAAGAGGTAGGAGAATTAACTGAGACTTTGGATGAGAGGGAAGGGCGCTCAGAGCTTATGCTTGATGGAGAGGGATGCTTCTTCGTAATTTTACACTTTCAGCAAATGCTGATTTGATTAAATTAGCACTGAGAGTTTTCCTGTCTGGCATAACTTTgttaatggtaaaaaaaaaaaaatattaaaataatacagtatCCTGAAATTAGCAGACCAGATTTAAAGTAAGCTTTACTAAGTTTTACTTTCTGGAGAAGCGCGATGTCAGGTGCAGTTAGAAATGTTACCTTAGGTTATTTCAACACTAGGTACAGCAACTCTTCTTACCAATGGCTCCTACAGCTAACTACCTTCATAAGCTCGGATTCTTAGTTGGATTCTTGGAACTGATATTTCCCAGGCTATATAGCAGATATTCTAATTTTGACGTGTTTTtacttattaaatgaaaaaaaaaaaacacaacaaacaaaccagcagAATATAAAAAAACCTGCAGGAATCAAATGTGTTCATCTTTGCCTTCAAGCTGGTATGTAAACTTTCCCTGTGTTTTAAGGCCCATTGTTGTAGACCTGATTTGGAAATTGATAGGGAACTTATATACAAATGGATGATTAGAATCTCTGCCAGAGATTCCCTATGTCCAAAGGTATCTGTGCAGAAGGAGTTTTTCAGATGCCTTGTGTTGGGCAGGAGGATTGTGCTGTGGCATTCTCAgtggcttaaggaaaaaaaaatgctacactTCAGTACAAAGGGGACAGTCTGATAACAAAGGCTTTTCTGTATGTAGCAGCCTTGATGGCCTGCTAGGTTGGGGCTAGAGCCGCACAGACATTGGAGTAGGCAGACTTGTCTCTACAGCACTTTCTCCTTCATTCTGTGCAGATGTAGCCTCCTCCAATCCAAGACTTTCTTGTACAGGTCAGAGAAGTTGTTGCTACCACAACTTCAGTTTCATTTCTTATAACCGCTTAGTTCTGTTTGAGGTGCGCTGTTTCCCTGCAAGTTTTCAAGAGGGTGTTGAAGTATTGACTTTTAATTGCTAATGTTTACCTAAAGAGAACGTAAATCCATCTACTGGAAATAGTAAGTCTTACTTCTGTACGCTATCGAGAGGAGTTTGAAGTTTGTCCACGTGGCATGTTGGACAAGGTTTGTCTCATCACTCTAAATCTTCCTGTTAGACTTCTGCTCAGACCTAGAGGTCTTCCACATGTGGCCTGTGTCTCAGCTTTTGTAGGAAAACTGGAGCAAGTAAAGCAGATAAGACGGAGCACACTAAGCTAAAGATtaagggtcagtactgggaccagtggtgttcaacatctttgtcggtgacatggacagtgggatttagtgcaccctcagcaagtttcctgacgacaccaagctgtgtggtacagttgatgtgctggagggaagggatgccatgcaggGGGACCTAGACagccttgagaggtgggcccatgccaacctcataaagttcaacaaggccaagtgcaagatcctgcacctgggtcacagcaatcccaagcacaaacacaggctgggtggagaatggatttgagagcagccctgaggaggacttgggggtgttggttgatgaaaagctggatgtgagctggcaatgcacacttgcagcccagaaagccaattgcatcctggggcgcatcaaaagaagcatggccagcaggtcgagggaatgattctacccctctattctgctctggtgagaccccacctggagtactgcgtgcagctctggaaccctcagcacaagaaggacatggacctgtgggaacaagtccagaggagggtgatgatcggagggctggagcacctctcctatgaggacaggctgagagagttggggttgttcagcctggagaagagaaggctccggggagaccttatagcggccttccagtacctgaagggggcctacaggaaagctggggagggactcttcatcatggagtgtagcaacaggatgaggggtgttggcttcaaaatggaagaggctaggtttagattagatattggtgAAAAAGATTTCACTATGAGGGTGCtaagacacaggaacaggttgcccagggaagttgtggatgccccatccctggaagtgttcaaggccaggctggatggggctttgagcagcctggtctagtgggaggtgtccctgcccatggcaggggggttgaaactggatgatctttaaggtcccttccaacctaaaccattccatgataaGCTATTCCACCTTTGGATCTGCTTGGTGTATGCCAGAAGTGGGTGCACAAGGAGTGTGGGGGTTTGGCAGGAGCGCTCTTGTTTTCACAGGTGTCTAACTAAAGTGTGCTGAGTTGACAGGAGAAGTTGTCTCTGCAGCTACAGAGGGGGCTTAGCTCCTGAACTTAGCTGTTGGGAGCTTTGCTTCTTATGTTCAAGTCTTGTGAGCATCTGCCCAAACTTATGTTTACTTGTATTTGCCCTGCAGTGGGTGAGAAGCAGTCAGTACATTCTGAACTCACAGCGTGTTTTACTCAGCACTAGGTCATCAACTCTAAGAAACGTCAGGTCATTTAAACCCTCTTACAGGCTGGCTTTGCTCTACAATGTGCACTTAAGTGCTTTTTAATATTAGAAGACGGCTATCTCTAAAGCACAAGGGACTTGGGAAAagccaggctggagcagctgtAATTCCAATAGTCTGTGCATTGGGCCCAGTTTCTTCATTTGGTACTGCCATGGGTTAGAGGGAATGCTAAGGCCTGGGAAATGTGGTTGATAGTTATCaaagaattgtaggggttggagggacctttggagatcatctagtccagatTTATGGTAAATCTtctatctatttatctatctatctcacGTATTGGTGAGATGGAATTTGTCGAAGGAGAAGTCTGGCCCCCAGGTCACAGGTTCGGTGCGTCAGTGTTCGGTCAGCAGCAAGTTCCAGTGAAATTGCTGGAAGATGGCAAAGGTCAAGAAAATGCTTTAAGAAGTAGGCACTTCTTGTCTAATTGCTTTAATCACATATTGCAATGCATCTATTTGTCATCTGTTTCTCAACccttgactatttttttttttcctcattttccttctgtCTAGCAATGACCAGCTCATACTTCCTTTAGGTCTCCTTCTTCACCCCACTTCTGTTTTATCCACCTCTCAGTAATGGAAGAAATGCTTAAGGGTTGTCACTCAAGATAGGTTTAGCAGCCCTGTGAAACTAATAGTTGGTCTCAAGCTGCCTGCAGATTCATTACCCAGGAGAACACTAGTAATTGGGGGCTTTTTAGTCTTTCTTGGTGGCTTCCCAAAACGTTTAACTTGCCTCAGGGTTTAAAAAGAACACTTTAATTACTCTTACCATAATTACTCTTTAATTAAGGTTACACATACAAAACTTCAACTGCTTGAGTCTAAGTTGGGGAGCTTATGACATAGGAGAGCAGTGTATTTAACAACCAAACACTTCTGTTACCAGTATCAACTTTgtacatggaaaaagaaaaattcaataaAGAATAAATGGATCTTCGATGTAGAGACTTTCAAGGATCAGATTCAGTGTTTTTTCAGGTTGTAGTATTTCAGGTTTGACAGTAGGAGGCATCTGCACCTCAGATATTTCAGCAGGAACAGAGGCAGAACCTGCATAGTGTTTAGTGGAACTTCAATAAAAGTAGCAGACATGGAACAGTTAATGTAATTGCAGTGgtttaaatatacatttaaagaaaagtaaagcaaagcCTCACTGGGACATGTAGTGGGCTTAACTGTGGTGAGTGTGGTTTTTCAAAATACTAATGTAAGAAACAGTTCTGCAAGTTCAGTTTTGACTTCCATCTAGGAAAATGAAGTTTGTTATCCTTTACTGCCAAAGGCTGCACAATTAAATTGGGATAGCTTGTTCTTTTACCATTAAACTGTCAGTATTTCATCTTACCCTGGTCTCCTAGGTTTTGACTGATCTGGTATTTTTGGCAAAATGAAGTGTATTTTAAATGGCTGTTAATATTCGTTGGCTTACAGAGTACAAGTTCAAGTGGATGTTTTGCATGTTCACTTCTGATCACATGCTTGGGTGAATTTCACCAGGAATAAACAGCTATTGTCCGTCTATACATGAGCAGATTATGTCCATCAGTGTTTAGATTTGGGTTAAAAATCTGACATTCAACACTTCAGAGTGTTTTATGCCGTGGAAGACTGAAGTAGAATGAATTTAGAGTTTAATCTCTTTCTCCTGTATATTTGATGAAAATCTTTGGCCTTCCACACTAgtctcacttttttcctttgattaaTTACAAATTACTGTTAGCACTGAGAACAAGCAAAAAAGCTCACATTAaaatacgtatatatatatagattatGTGTTAACGTTCTTAAGTGTTACAGTGTAGTGTttcagggggttgggggggtgagctCTTGAAGGCTTGTTACAGAATAACATGTGGGACTCCTAAGTCCAAGGCAAGTTTCCACACTACTGGTTGGTGCGTTTACTTGGAGGCAAAGGGATATTCACTTTCAGCAATGGAGCAGCAACCAAAACTGAACAGGTGAATTATTAGAAATGGGGCATTTCGATGGGGTTTAGTTCGATGTCCTATGCCTTACGTAAACTCAGTATTTTGTTTGGTatagatgaatacatttcaaccAGTTCATGTTGTAGTTTGACAATTTCAAATTTAAGTCTCTGCTCATGTGAGATGCACTTAATCAGAAGTGAAGAAGTAGATGCAAAAGACATCAGGTGAAAAGTCAGGAGTTCTCCTATCTCACTCGAGCCGTGTGTGAGGCTCCTTGTACGTGCACCAGCAGCTGGAGATGCAGGTATTCGTGCTGGGAAATTTAGGTTCAAATGGCAATGAACTCCAGATTCAAACAAAAACGGCGTTCAGATCTCTTGGAAAATAGCATGCGCCTGTTAAAATAGGCGTAAGGTGGTTGTGAGAATGAACTCTATCTTTTTGTGTATATGTTAAGCTCTGAGAAGGGACTATTCTTTTGATACGTGGATGTTTAAGATGTTAAtcccccctcttctttttttgttcagtttgtgGCTATCGAGTTGCCTTTGTTACTGATTTGAGCGTCTTCCAGTTACCTCAGGGAAGGTAAAACAGCTGAATAATTGTAATTGCCTTTACCTTAATTGTTTACCTCTCAACAATTTATCAAAATTAACTTTGAACTTCAAGAGGAAAAGATTGTAAGAGgaaatcctttaaaaaacattatcagaGATAAACTCCATTAATGCTATCAttaatattgatattttttttcctaatgtgctCCCACGGACCTGTGCTAGAGCATGACCTGCTTCCTAGCTACCAAGTTTATTGTGAggaggctttgtttttttttttttttatggccatgtaaaaatacatgtttaaaaaatacagtgctCTCAAACATAATATGAAGTTTTCGGCATTCAGCTGACACTGGCATTGTCAGCCAAATTCAGTTATGTGGGCTTTTGATTTGCCTCTAATACAGCAAAGGACTTTAAATGGTTTAATATTAACCTTAGGTCATTTTACTTTTCTACTCAAATAAATGATTTCAAAAGCTAAGCTTAGGGGAGAATCCAAACAAGAAGCAAATGTGTGGCAACAAATAACATGAAAAAGTGGTCCTAGCTGTCTGCCAGTTCGGCGTTTGTTTTCCTAGTCTACTTGAAAATTCCTGAATACTGAGGTTCCAAGTGTTTCCTTTGGGAAGTGGTAGGGATAGTTGTTTTCTTCAGGTATTGTGTGGAGTGCTGCAGAGAGTAAAGATGTGTTGTATGTATACATtacttgcccatggcagggggcttggaacaagatgatctttaaggtgccttccaaccccaaTCATTCCATGAGTCCGCGATTAGAAGCAGTGTCGAGAGCGATGCTAAAGCGTAGGGACAGAGCTGTCGTCCAGGTAGTGTGCCAGGCTCTACCCTTTGTTTAACGGAACGCTGATCGTTTAAATATCAGGGTGTTGCTGAAAATTGGCACCGGTTTTATTGGACTTGAATCAAGAACACACAGAAGGGAGCCCTTTGCTGTCGTTCCCCACGGCGGGGGAAGGTTAAGGAAATTTGTTCTAAACAAATACTGCCGGAATTACCCCGCTGAAAGCAAACATTAACCCCTGCATTAGCCTACCTTTAGCTAAACGCGGCGGGGAGACCCTTCCCGCAGCACCTCCGCCGTCTCTCTCTGGCGGGAGGGGCCGGGGAGCGCAGCCCCatcgcggcggcggggcgggtcTGGGCCGGCCGCTTCCGCAACGCCGTGTGCTCCTGGGCTTCCCCGCTGCCCGGCGGGAGGAACCGCCTTTTTCCGCCGGGTGTCACTGCGGGGTGGGAAAGGCGCCTTCAAAAGCCGAGGGGAGGGAAAAGCCCTCCGCCACACCGGCagcccccgctccgccgccgcccgccacGCCGCGGTACGGGCGGCAGCCGCTCCGCTTCCTGCGGGCCGGGGCGCTCCCGGCCCTCCGCCTCGGAGCCGGTGCTGGCCGGAGAGTCATCGGCTGGTGCCGGCTGCCCCCCGACCCCAGCCCCTGCGGGCCGAGGCCGCCGGCCCATGCCAGAAGGATGCTGGAGAGCGGCTGCAAGGCGGTGAAGGAGGGcgtgctggagaagaggagcGACGGGCTCCTGCAGCTCTGGAAGAAGAAGCGCTGCATCCTCACCGAGGAGGGGCTGCTCCTCATCCCCCCCAAGCAGCAGCCGccgcagcagcaacagcagcagcagccgccgctgccggccgAGCCGGCGGCCAAAATCAAGGAGCTTCACTTCTCCAACATGAAGACGGTGGACTGCGTGGAGCGGAAGGGCAAGTACGTGTACTTCACGGTGGTGATGGCCGAGGGGAAGGAGATCGACTTTCGGTGCgcgcaggagcagggctggaacGCGGCGATCACGCTGCAGATGGTGCAGTACAAGAACCGCCAGGCCATCCTCGCCGTCCGCTCCACccggcagaagcagcagcacctggggCAGACCCACGGGCCGCGCCTCCGCAGTGCTTCCAACTCCGCCTAGGGCAGGTAGGACCACCGGGACCCGCTCCGCTCCCACCCCGGGGCGGCCGAGCCGCGCTCCGGCCCCCGGGACCCGCACCGTTCCCATCCCCGGGGCGGCCGGGACAGGCTCCGCTCCCATCGCCGGGGCGGCCGAGCCACGCTCCGGACCCCGGGACTTTCCCCGCTGCGGTCCCCGGCGCCCGCCCCGCTCTGGCCGAATCCCGGTCCCCCCGCCCGGCGCCGGCCCCGCGGGTCCCCTCGGGGCTGGATGCGGCTCCCGGCGGGGAAGAACCTTCTGCGGGCAGGTTTGGCCTGACCGGCTGCCCTTTGTGCTGTCCTGTCTAATTGCAGGTGAAGTTAACGAAGCGCTTCGGGGGAGCGGGACTTGAGGGCGTTCGTTGGGGACGTGCTGCGGTTGATCAAAAACTGGGCGAGCGCCAGAGATGCAGGTAGACTGGAGAGAAGCGGCTCAACAACCTgaaccccagctgctgctgctttgccgcCCTCGGTGCCCAGAAGCATTTCAAATCTATTATTTATGAACCTTGGAAAGGATCCGTTGGTGTGGTGGGACTTCTAGGAGACATGACGTACTGTAActctattttaatgtattttattttatttattagggttgtttgtttggtttttttttggttgttttgttgtttttttattttttaaaggcttgTTTGCAAGACACTTCTGAATGTAGGCCGTAtccaaaaaggaaaggaaaaatcaacGTGTCTGTTAGC contains these protein-coding regions:
- the PHLDA1 gene encoding pleckstrin homology-like domain family A member 1; the protein is MLESGCKAVKEGVLEKRSDGLLQLWKKKRCILTEEGLLLIPPKQQPPQQQQQQQPPLPAEPAAKIKELHFSNMKTVDCVERKGKYVYFTVVMAEGKEIDFRCAQEQGWNAAITLQMVQYKNRQAILAVRSTRQKQQHLGQTHGPRLRSASNSA